Sequence from the Ereboglobus luteus genome:
GCGAATCACCATTTTCTCGTAGTCGGGCATGGGCTTTCCCCAGTCGGCGTCGCGGGGCGTGCCGGTGAACTTGAGCCCCGGCGTCCGCAGATCGATGCGCATCAGATTGATTTTCAAAAGCCGGGGCTGGTCGGTATCCAGCTTGAGCAATTTGATTCCAGGTCGGATGTCCTCCGCCTTGGTCCAGTCGATTGCCGGCGCGCCGGACAAGGCATGGTAGAAGAGAAGGGAAAGGCAAAACAGGGCGGCGGTCGCAACGTGTCGGGTTTTCATCGGGGAAGTTTCTGAATGCAAACAAGTGCGCGCAAAATTTCCAAATCCCAAAATTGCAAAAAGACGCGCTCCCGGGGTTGTTTGCGCGGTTTTCCATTTGCTCGACTTCGCTCATAAAGATGCGCACATTTTTGCCCACGATTTTGTTTTTCTCATGACCAGCGACCACGAATGTCCCGACCGACCGACCGGCAAACACATCCAGCTCATGGCCACCTGCCTGTGCGACGCGCTTTTCGACGATGTGGGCGCGGCCACTGTCGAGATACTCGAGCACCTCGGCTGCGCGATTGATTTTCCCGAGGCGCAAACCTGCTGCGGCCAGCCGGCGTTCAACAGCGGTGACTGGAACGCCTCGCGCAAAGTGCTCCGCCATGTGCTCGACACGTTCACCGGCGACGCCCCGTTGATCATTCCCTCGGCCTCGTGCGCCGCGATGATTCGCCACGGCGCGTTGATCGCCTTCGAAAAGGAGCCGCAAACGCTTCCCGCCGCTCGGAAACTCGCCGGGCGCACATGGGAGCTTGTCGATTACATTGTGAACGGGCTCGGCGTCACCAAGTGGCCGGGACGCGTGGACGCGCCCGCCTCCGTTGTTTTTCACCGCTCATGTCACTCGCGCGGCACGGCGACTGGCGCGGCCGCGCTCATGCTTCTGCGATCCATTGAGGGTTTGCGCGTGCTCGAGTTCGACGAGTCCGAGCAATGCTGTGGTTTTGGCGGCACGTTCTCCGTGACGTTTCCGCACATTTCAAAATCGATGGGCGAACTCAAGCTCGACCACCTGCTCGCGGGCAATCCCGACATGATTGTCTCCATCGACCAAAGCTGCCTGATGAGTCTCGGCGGTCTTGCCGCAAAAGGCGGGCGTCCGGTGAAAACGATGCACATTGCGCAACTGCTACGCGATTCGTTGCGCGGTGTTGTTGCGAACAGTTCGACTTAAATCGTCGTGACCCGACTCAAATCGAATTGAGTCGATTTATGTCGCGCCAGGATGCGCCGGCTGAACCTATAATTTTTTCACGGCGTAAGCCATCGCGTCGGCGATGCGCTCGAGCTGTTCGTCGGTGTGCTGGGCCGAAATCGCGGTGCGGATCAAGTCCTTGCCGGGAGGCACCGCCGGAGCGATCGACATGACTGTGAAGACGCCTTTTTCGAGAAGCGCCTGCCAGAAACGGTAAACGCGCTCCTTCGAGCCGAGCACGACGGGGATGGCGGGCGCTTCGCTGCCCCAAGTGTCGAGTTTGAGCGAGTGGAGCATGTCGCGATAACGCCTGGTGTTTTGCCAGAGACGCTCGTGATGCTGCGGTTCGGTTTGCAGGACTTCGAGCGCGGCCTGCGCGGCGGCGGTTTGGCCGGGACTGAGCGCGGCGCTGAAAATAGTCTGCTTGGAATGGGTGCGGAGATACTCGATCACCGCGCGGCTGCCGACGATAAAACCGCCCGTGCTCGAGAGCGATTTCGAAAGGCTGCCGCAGAGAACATCGACGCGGTCGTTGAGGCCAAAATGATCGACCGTGCCGCGCCCCTGCCGTCCGAGCACGCCGAAGCCGTGCGCATCATCGATCACGTTGAACGTGTTGTAACGGTCGGCGACGTCGAGAAGCGCGGGGAGCGCCGCGATGTGGCCCTCCATCGAATAAACGCCCTCGGCGACAAACATTTTCGGCGTCGCGGGCGGAAGCGATTCCGCGAGGTCGGCGAGATCGGCGGTGTTGTTGTGCGAAAAGCGCTCCACTTGCGCGTGCGAGAGACGAGTTCCGTCCCAGAGGCTCGAGTGGTTGTTTTTGTCGGCGAGAATGATGTCCCCTTTCTGCGCAAAACAGGCGACTGCGCTCACGCAGGAAAGATAACCGGCGGCGTGCACATGGCAGGCCTCGCGACCGAGAAACGCCGCGAGTTTTTCCTCGAGCTCCAGATGGTATGCGCGCGAGCCGTTGGAAATGCGCGCGCCGGTGGAACTGGTTCCCCATTTGCGCGTCGCGGCGCAGGCGGCCTCGATGACCTTGGGGTGGAAGGAGAGCCCGAGGTAGTCGTTGCTCGCGAGCATGATCGCGGGACGCCCGTCGATGGTGATTTCGGTGCCACGCTGCGACTGCATGGCGTGATAATAGGGATTGTATTTCAGGCGCATTTTTGTGACCTGGTCGTCATGGCAGCGCGCGAGAATGGGCTTCTTTGATTTCTGGAAAAATGGAAACGGCATTGATTGGTTTCGTTGTGGAAAAGGCGCAGGCTCGCGAATCCGCGGCGATTAATCAAAGGCTAATTTGCGAAAGCTCCGCACGCAGCGACCGGCCATAAAAAACCCGCCCTTCATAAAGGGCGGGTTCGCTTGAGATTGATTTTGCGCTAGCGGCTCTCCGGTCCGGATTAGAAGCCAATCGACAGGCCGAGGGTGACCCAGAAACGGTTGTCCGGCGTGTTGAGAGGCGTGTTTTCGTTGTTCGCGTAGTGCAGGCCGAGGGTGACGGTCGCATTGTCGCGGATGCGATAGGGAATGCTCACGTCGAAGCCGTAGTAGTTGTAGGAATTCTTCTGGCTGGCACCAATCGTGTCGGGAGCCCAGTCGTTGGCGCCGACGGTGCCGAGATAGAACGCAACGTCAACCGACGTGCCCAGCTTCTCGATCGGGAAGCTGTAGCCGACGGAGCCGACCACCGTGCTGGCCTCCTTGCGGAAGTCGTAATAATAGTAGGCGCTCGCCGACAGGCGGTTCTTTGACCATGTTGCGCCAACACCGAGCTCATACGTCTTCGAGGTTTCATCTCCGGTGGCGTCGGGATACCAGTAGTAGGTTGCGATGCCCTCGAGGGAAATCGTCTCGGTCAGGTTGTGTTTATAACCGGCGTAAATATCGACCTCGTTTTGGGGCCTTTCACCGCGCCAGTCGGAGACGGGCTGCATCGTCCACAAGCCGGCGTAAAAATCATCAACCGCGACTTCGACCGATGGTGTGAACGCGTCGCTCGCGGCCTTCAAACCGCGAAACACATACTGGGATGTATAGCTAAAATCCGTCGTAACTTTATACGAGGTCGCTGACTGTTGCGCGGAAGCCGTAAGCCCGGCAATACCCGCGAGCAT
This genomic interval carries:
- a CDS encoding (Fe-S)-binding protein, with translation MTSDHECPDRPTGKHIQLMATCLCDALFDDVGAATVEILEHLGCAIDFPEAQTCCGQPAFNSGDWNASRKVLRHVLDTFTGDAPLIIPSASCAAMIRHGALIAFEKEPQTLPAARKLAGRTWELVDYIVNGLGVTKWPGRVDAPASVVFHRSCHSRGTATGAAALMLLRSIEGLRVLEFDESEQCCGFGGTFSVTFPHISKSMGELKLDHLLAGNPDMIVSIDQSCLMSLGGLAAKGGRPVKTMHIAQLLRDSLRGVVANSST
- a CDS encoding aminotransferase class I/II-fold pyridoxal phosphate-dependent enzyme — protein: MPFPFFQKSKKPILARCHDDQVTKMRLKYNPYYHAMQSQRGTEITIDGRPAIMLASNDYLGLSFHPKVIEAACAATRKWGTSSTGARISNGSRAYHLELEEKLAAFLGREACHVHAAGYLSCVSAVACFAQKGDIILADKNNHSSLWDGTRLSHAQVERFSHNNTADLADLAESLPPATPKMFVAEGVYSMEGHIAALPALLDVADRYNTFNVIDDAHGFGVLGRQGRGTVDHFGLNDRVDVLCGSLSKSLSSTGGFIVGSRAVIEYLRTHSKQTIFSAALSPGQTAAAQAALEVLQTEPQHHERLWQNTRRYRDMLHSLKLDTWGSEAPAIPVVLGSKERVYRFWQALLEKGVFTVMSIAPAVPPGKDLIRTAISAQHTDEQLERIADAMAYAVKKL
- a CDS encoding TorF family putative porin, with protein sequence MKKIAILITMLAGIAGLTASAQQSATSYKVTTDFSYTSQYVFRGLKAASDAFTPSVEVAVDDFYAGLWTMQPVSDWRGERPQNEVDIYAGYKHNLTETISLEGIATYYWYPDATGDETSKTYELGVGATWSKNRLSASAYYYYDFRKEASTVVGSVGYSFPIEKLGTSVDVAFYLGTVGANDWAPDTIGASQKNSYNYYGFDVSIPYRIRDNATVTLGLHYANNENTPLNTPDNRFWVTLGLSIGF